In Myxococcus virescens, a single genomic region encodes these proteins:
- the holA gene encoding DNA polymerase III subunit delta, whose protein sequence is MSASDLDDVLASVKGGKVAPVYLLVGEEFLVRKGADELVKLLVPDAAMGLNLAVLDAGSPREVAQELATLPLFPGRKVVLVRDPEFLAPKKGRGDALGKAREAWKAGKRKEGARRLLALAARAGWGVEQLDPSTPGAPSVEKWKDELNVELADVDIAFLKEAAAFCREERISAPEGDASALLDLIQKGVPAGHALVLAASDVDAKNPLVKLAHDKGHVVERKVAARHKDLDLTDIAKEFLAPFKKKLGPGALDELKERIGGNIRLLQSELEKLATYSEGPAIERADVAALVHHAREEEFFELSEALQKRDFGGALSYADDAMGQGTHALQLLGAVASIVRSLLESHEWLWRYAGGNPPRTAKDVEARVFPRLEAELKGSKRKMPNAWALTFSMKAAAGYERRELLGALVACAEADLALKSSANGRLVIERLLATVCVRQQGAGY, encoded by the coding sequence ATGAGCGCCAGTGACCTGGATGACGTGCTGGCCAGCGTGAAGGGGGGCAAGGTCGCCCCGGTGTACCTGTTGGTGGGCGAGGAGTTCCTGGTCCGCAAGGGCGCCGACGAGTTGGTGAAGCTGCTCGTCCCCGACGCGGCCATGGGCCTCAACCTGGCCGTGTTGGACGCGGGCAGCCCGCGCGAGGTGGCGCAGGAGTTGGCCACGCTGCCGCTGTTCCCCGGCCGCAAGGTGGTGCTGGTCCGTGACCCGGAGTTCCTGGCGCCCAAGAAGGGGCGAGGAGACGCGCTGGGCAAGGCACGCGAGGCGTGGAAGGCGGGCAAGCGGAAGGAAGGCGCGCGGCGACTGTTGGCGCTGGCGGCCCGCGCGGGCTGGGGCGTGGAGCAGTTGGACCCGAGCACTCCCGGCGCGCCGTCGGTGGAGAAGTGGAAGGACGAGCTCAACGTCGAGCTGGCCGACGTGGACATTGCCTTCCTCAAGGAGGCGGCCGCCTTCTGCCGCGAGGAGCGCATCTCCGCGCCGGAGGGGGATGCCTCGGCGCTGCTGGACCTCATCCAGAAGGGCGTGCCGGCGGGCCATGCGCTGGTGCTGGCCGCGTCCGACGTGGACGCCAAGAATCCGCTGGTGAAGCTGGCCCACGACAAGGGCCATGTCGTCGAGCGGAAGGTGGCGGCGCGTCACAAGGACCTGGACCTGACCGACATCGCCAAGGAGTTCCTGGCGCCCTTCAAGAAGAAGCTGGGCCCCGGCGCACTGGACGAACTCAAGGAGCGCATCGGCGGGAACATCCGTCTGCTTCAGTCGGAGCTGGAGAAGCTGGCCACGTATTCGGAAGGGCCCGCCATTGAGCGGGCGGACGTGGCCGCGCTGGTCCACCACGCGCGCGAGGAGGAGTTCTTCGAGCTGTCCGAGGCGCTCCAGAAGCGCGACTTCGGCGGAGCGCTGTCCTACGCGGACGACGCCATGGGGCAGGGGACCCACGCGTTGCAGTTGCTGGGCGCGGTGGCCTCCATCGTCCGGAGCCTGCTGGAGAGCCATGAGTGGCTGTGGCGCTATGCGGGAGGCAATCCGCCTCGCACCGCGAAGGACGTGGAGGCGCGCGTCTTCCCCCGGCTGGAAGCGGAGCTGAAGGGCAGCAAGCGGAAGATGCCCAACGCGTGGGCGCTCACGTTCAGCATGAAGGCCGCGGCGGGCTATGAGCGGCGGGAGCTGCTGGGCGCGCTGGTGGCCTGCGCCGAGGCGGACCTGGCGCTGAAGTCGTCAGCGAACGGCCGGCTGGTCATCGAGCGACTGCTGGCCACGGTGTGCGTGCGCCAGCAAGGCGCGGGTTATTAA
- the holB gene encoding DNA polymerase III subunit delta' has protein sequence MTLATVLGQPRAVDALQAALRSGAVHHAYLFAGPEGVGKELAAVGLAQALTCPEQPDVGCGACASCQRVERGLHPDVTWVMPDDERVSRGLAGRSDFTGTPSRELRVEQVRQLQERIALRGLESRRKVALIVSAQTMNVQAQNAFLKTLEEPPSDTTIILVASAIDRLLPTIRSRCGKVHFGPLPVDLVARRVAEARKLDAETAMLAAVMAGGSLGRAMALDVDALSRRKDTITAFEALRGEDAVGLLRFAEAHGGSREEAESTLELLALWTRDVALVKSGLESGLANRDLVELARQVSARTSDILLHRRHSLLEAARAAIARNGAPRLQLERMLIDLFTETSR, from the coding sequence ATGACGCTCGCAACGGTACTGGGACAGCCTCGCGCGGTGGACGCCCTCCAGGCGGCCCTGCGCAGCGGCGCGGTCCACCACGCGTACCTCTTCGCCGGGCCAGAAGGGGTGGGCAAGGAGCTGGCGGCCGTCGGGCTTGCCCAGGCCCTCACGTGTCCCGAGCAGCCAGACGTGGGCTGCGGCGCCTGCGCGAGCTGCCAGCGGGTGGAGAGGGGCCTCCACCCGGACGTCACCTGGGTGATGCCTGACGATGAGCGGGTGTCCCGGGGGCTGGCGGGCCGGTCCGACTTCACCGGGACGCCCAGCCGGGAGCTGCGCGTGGAGCAGGTGCGCCAGCTCCAGGAGCGCATCGCCCTTCGCGGCCTGGAGTCGCGCCGCAAGGTGGCGCTCATCGTCTCCGCCCAGACCATGAACGTGCAGGCGCAGAACGCGTTCCTCAAGACGCTGGAGGAGCCGCCTTCGGACACCACGATCATCCTGGTGGCCAGCGCGATTGACCGCCTGCTGCCCACCATTCGCAGCCGGTGCGGAAAGGTGCACTTCGGCCCACTGCCGGTGGACCTGGTGGCCCGGCGCGTGGCGGAGGCGCGCAAGCTGGACGCGGAGACGGCCATGCTCGCGGCCGTCATGGCGGGCGGCAGCCTGGGCCGGGCCATGGCGCTGGACGTGGACGCGCTGTCGCGGCGCAAGGACACCATCACCGCCTTCGAGGCCCTGCGCGGCGAGGACGCCGTCGGCCTGCTGCGCTTCGCGGAGGCCCATGGCGGCTCGCGCGAGGAGGCGGAGAGCACCCTGGAACTGCTGGCGCTGTGGACGCGCGACGTGGCGCTGGTGAAGTCAGGCCTGGAGTCGGGGCTGGCCAACCGCGACCTGGTGGAGCTGGCCCGGCAGGTGTCGGCCCGCACGTCCGACATCCTCCTGCACCGCCGGCATTCGCTGCTGGAGGCGGCGCGGGCAGCCATTGCCCGGAACGGTGCGCCCCGGCTCCAGCTGGAGCGGATGCTCATCGACCTGTTCACGGAGACGTCGCGATGA
- a CDS encoding mechanosensitive ion channel family protein codes for MLPFLQSNLSLAVGALLIVVLMGVRAASHDGDLRQDLKSAIRLLIAFIVLRLATWALPATAPEGMQKALQISWMLMFTFGGIRASVALALKVIRLRAPAVGTPKILRNVIDFTLYPLAVLPLLRTQFNVDLAGLVATSAVLSVVIGLALQETLGNLFAGLSLQLDRPFEVGHFIRIGTHTGRVVFIGWRSIRLANFRREVITLPNSMVAKELVLNFTQDPNPVGIDVEFRLSRDAAPNQVKHALLETMRETPLILPEPSPIARTLSYEDSAIRYMVRFFIGDYGLADAVKEDLHTRLWYRLRRANIEIPYAQRTVHVRQEMARTELSEDTIRSLLGAVDLFQSLDTEELDRLRQESLVRRFGAGERIIQEGDEGRTFYVLASGEVSVRTGKSQSEVTRLGRGSYFGEMCLLTGERRSATVVAVEDSLLLEVDRPTFARLFTEYPGLARQLSSMLAQRRTQLRAVAEASGTSNDAIPAEVGRILGRLRQIFGLNATHE; via the coding sequence TTGCTGCCCTTCCTTCAGAGCAACCTGTCCCTGGCCGTGGGTGCGCTGCTCATCGTCGTGCTGATGGGGGTGCGCGCCGCCTCCCATGACGGCGACCTGCGACAGGATTTGAAGAGCGCCATCCGGCTCCTCATCGCGTTCATCGTCCTCCGGCTGGCCACATGGGCCCTGCCCGCGACGGCGCCGGAGGGCATGCAGAAGGCGCTCCAGATCAGCTGGATGCTGATGTTCACCTTCGGTGGCATCCGCGCCAGCGTGGCCCTGGCGTTGAAGGTGATCCGGCTGCGCGCGCCAGCGGTGGGCACACCGAAAATCCTGCGCAACGTCATCGACTTCACGCTGTACCCACTGGCGGTGCTGCCGCTCCTGCGCACCCAGTTCAACGTGGACCTGGCAGGCCTGGTGGCCACGTCCGCGGTGCTGTCGGTGGTCATCGGTCTGGCGCTCCAGGAGACGCTGGGCAACCTCTTCGCGGGCCTGTCCCTCCAACTGGACCGCCCATTCGAGGTCGGCCACTTCATCCGCATCGGCACACACACCGGGCGCGTGGTCTTCATTGGCTGGCGCTCCATCCGGCTGGCCAACTTCCGCCGCGAGGTCATCACGCTGCCCAACAGCATGGTGGCCAAGGAGCTGGTCCTCAACTTCACCCAGGACCCCAACCCCGTCGGCATCGACGTGGAGTTCCGCCTGTCACGGGACGCCGCGCCCAACCAGGTCAAGCACGCGCTGCTGGAGACGATGCGGGAGACCCCCCTCATCCTCCCGGAGCCGTCGCCCATCGCGCGCACGCTGAGCTACGAGGATTCCGCCATCCGCTACATGGTGCGATTCTTCATCGGCGATTACGGCCTGGCCGACGCGGTGAAAGAGGACCTCCACACCCGCCTGTGGTACCGGCTGCGCCGGGCGAACATCGAGATTCCCTACGCCCAGCGCACGGTGCACGTGCGGCAGGAGATGGCGCGCACGGAGCTGTCGGAGGACACCATCCGCAGCCTCCTGGGCGCCGTGGACCTCTTCCAGTCCCTGGACACGGAGGAGTTGGACCGGCTGCGCCAGGAGTCGCTGGTGCGCCGCTTCGGCGCCGGCGAGCGCATCATCCAGGAGGGCGACGAGGGCCGGACCTTCTACGTGCTCGCCTCCGGAGAGGTGAGCGTGCGCACGGGGAAGTCGCAGTCGGAAGTCACCCGCCTGGGTCGGGGCAGCTACTTCGGAGAGATGTGCCTGCTGACGGGAGAGCGCCGTTCGGCCACGGTGGTGGCAGTGGAGGACTCACTGCTCCTCGAAGTAGACCGTCCCACCTTCGCCCGTCTCTTCACCGAGTATCCCGGCCTGGCCCGGCAGCTCTCCTCCATGCTTGCCCAACGGCGGACCCAGCTGCGCGCGGTGGCCGAAGCGAGCGGAACGAGCAACGACGCCATTCCCGCCGAGGTCGGCCGTATACTCGGACGGCTGCGCCAGATATTCGGGCTCAATGCCACACACGAGTAG